From a single Lolium rigidum isolate FL_2022 chromosome 7, APGP_CSIRO_Lrig_0.1, whole genome shotgun sequence genomic region:
- the LOC124676610 gene encoding uncharacterized protein LOC124676610, translated as MPCAPELVNGEGGAIKVGTTGTIGSLMIRELESIKVTPQGAATPRLRRQSNPVSVPCGASPRKTILRKSSSNVACSSSSSNNGRTDRVSADEASKARRSSQRNKSHSPMLHSDGVLADRSPNVEKAKKKGNFHVVEVVDVRCSNPMSSRLRKLGFSKLSETFA; from the coding sequence ATGCCTTGCGCTCCCGAGCTTGTCAATGGTGAGGGCGGCGCGATCAAAGTGGGCACAACCGGCACCATCGGTTCACTCATGATAAGAGAACTGGAGTCCATCAAAGTCACACCCCAAGGAGCTGCTACCCCACGTCTGAGACGCCAAAGTAACCCGGTTTCGGTTCCCTGTGGAGCTAGCCCTCGGAAGACCATCCTAAGGAAGAGCTCATCCAATGTCGCatgcagcagcagtagcagcaacAACGGCAGAACCGATCGTGTGAGTGCTGATGAAGCCAGCAAGGCAAGAAGGAGCTCTCAACGGAACAAGTCCCACTCTCCAATGCTGCACTCAGATGGTGTGCTAGCTGACAGAAGCCCGAACGTCGAGAAGGCGAAGAAGAAAGGAAATTTTCATGTTGTTGAGGTGGTTGATGTTAGGTGCAGTAACCCGATGAGCAGCCGTCTCCGTAAGCTCGGGTTCTCTAAGCTGTCGGAGACCTTTGCCTAG